One window of Salmo salar chromosome ssa11, Ssal_v3.1, whole genome shotgun sequence genomic DNA carries:
- the ewsr1a gene encoding EWS RNA-binding protein 1a isoform X1 codes for MASAADYSSYGQAGGQPGYGSYVAPPSQAGYGQNTQPSYGQPQGYGSYSQPTESTYPQGGSTSSGYAQQGYSQQPPAAAGYAATPAAPQGYSQPTQGYGAGGYAAAPAAATTTSSSQGSYGVQGGYGAQTAYQGYGQQPAAGAPPSYSTSSQPPTSYEQNPYSQAPQQGSYSQPPQGGGYQSQQSGYTQQGVGYQAPQAPPPQQQAPPSSYAPTSGGSYSQPPASQYGQQGGPGGSYGQQGEYRTPSQYSNYRQDHSNGGGYSGSESGGYRGRGEGRGMGGGESRGRGRGGFDRGGMMRGGGMRGGMSRGMGITGDRGGFSKPGGPDSDTGRPEEQDDSENNTIYITGLTENATLPEVADFFKHSGIIRINKRTGLPAINIYTDKDSGKPKGDCTLSYDEPPCAKAAVEWFDGKDFQGKKLKVSMARRKPMMGMMRGGMSMRGDRGGMMNRGGPGMMSRGGPMGRGGERGGFIPRGGPRGMGSPHGMGRGGPSGGNMQQRAGDWECPKEGCGNQNFAWRMECNQCKSPKPEGFGPPFSPSGGDRGRGGPGMRGRGGMDRGGMDRGGPGGPGGFRGGRGGDRGGGFRGRGGMERGGFGGRGRGGPPMDDMGGRGRRGMGPPGKMMEMKGDHRQDRRGRPY; via the exons GGTGGTAGCACCTCAAGTGGCTACGCTCAACAGGGTTACAGTCAGCAGCCACCCGCTGCAG CTGGTTACGCTGCCACTCCTGCTGCCCCTCAGGGTTACAGCCAGCCAACGCAGGGGTATGGAGCCGGAGGGTATGCTGCAGCCCCCGCTGCTGCCACCACGACCAGCAGCAGCCAGGGCTCTTATGGGGTCCAGGGTGGATATGGAGCCCAGACTGCATACCAGGGATATGGGCAGCAGCCGGCCGCTGGAGCACCACCCAG CTACAGCACCAGCAGCCAGCCACCCACCAGCTATGAGCAGAACCCCTACTCTCAGGCACCCCAGCAGGGCTCATACTCCCAGCCGCCTCAGGGTGGTGGATACCAGAGCCAGCAGAGTGGCTACACCCAACAGGGTGTCGGTTACCAGGCGCCACAGGCCCCTCCACCCCAGCAGCAGGCTCCACCTTCCAGCTATGCTCCCACATCCGGAGGGTCCTACAGTCAGCCACCTGCCAGCCAGTATGGACAACAGGGGGGACCAGGAGGCAGCTATGGTCAGCAGGGTGAATATAGAACACCTAGCCAGTACA GCAACTACAGGCAGGATCATTCCAACGGAGGGGGCTACTCGGGGTCAGAGTCGGGTGGATATAGGGGCCGCGGTGAGGGCCGAGGCATGGGTGGGGGGGAGAGCCGGGGCCGCGGCCGTGGGGGGTTTGACCGCGGCGGGATGATGCGTGGTGGCGGCATGCGTGGTGGAATGAGCAGAGGCATGGG CATCACTGGAGACAGAGGTGGCTTCAGTAAGCCTGGTG GACCAGACTCAGACACAG GACGCCcagaggagcaggatgactctgaGAACAACACTATTTACATCACTGGCCTAACGGAGAATGCAACGCTGCCCGAAGTCGCTGACTTTTTCAAGCACAGTGGAATAATCAGG ATCAACAAGCGCACAGGTCTGCCTGCTATCAACATCTACACCGACAAAGATTCGGGGAAACCAAAGGGTGATTGTACTCTGTCTTATGATGAGCCCCCATGCGCCAAAGCTGCAGTTGAGTGGTTTGATG GCAAAGACTTTCAGGGAAAGAAGCTAAAGGTGTCGATGGCTCGCCGTAAGCCTATGATGGGGATGATGCGAGGAGGCATGTCCATGAGGGGTGACCGGGGAGGCATGATGAACCGTGGAG GGCCAGGAATGATGAGCCGTGGTGGTCCAATGGGACGCGGTGGGGAGCGTGGCGGATTTATCCCCAGGGGTGGTCCCCGTGGCATGGGCAGTCCTCATGGCATGGGTAGAGGTGGGCCCTCAGGGGGCAACATGCAGCAGAGAGCAGGAGACTGGGAGTGCCCTAAAGA GGGCTGCGGTAACCAGAACTTTGCCTGGAGAATGGAGTGTAACCAGTGCAAATCACCTAAACCAGAAGGCTTTGGACCACCTTTCTCCCCTTCAG GTGGCGATCGTGGTAGGGGTGGCCCAGGCATGCGTGGACGTGGAGGGATGGACCGTGGCGGGATGGACCGTGGAGGTCCAGGGGGCCCTGGAGGCTTCCGTGGAGGCAGGGGTGGTGATCGTGGAGGCGGATTCAGAGGACGTGGTGGTATGGAAAGAGGAGGCTTCGGTGGCAGGGGCCGTGGTGGCCCTCCCATGGATGACATGGGCGGCCGAGGCAGGAGGGGCATGGGCCCCCCCGGCAAGATGATGGAAATGAA GGGAGACCATCGTCAGGACCGCAGAGGTCGTCCCTACTGA
- the ewsr1a gene encoding EWS RNA-binding protein 1a isoform X2 — MASAADYSSYGQAGGQPGYGSYVAPPSQAGYGQNTQPSYGQPQGYGSYSQPTESTYPQGGSTSSGYAQQGYSQQPPAAAGYAATPAAPQGYSQPTQGYGAGGYAAAPAAATTTSSSQGSYGVQGGYGAQTAYQGYGQQPAAGAPPSYSTSSQPPTSYEQNPYSQAPQQGSYSQPPQGGGYQSQQSGYTQQGVGYQAPQAPPPQQQAPPSSYAPTSGGSYSQPPASQYGQQGGPGGSYGQQGNYRQDHSNGGGYSGSESGGYRGRGEGRGMGGGESRGRGRGGFDRGGMMRGGGMRGGMSRGMGITGDRGGFSKPGGPDSDTGRPEEQDDSENNTIYITGLTENATLPEVADFFKHSGIIRINKRTGLPAINIYTDKDSGKPKGDCTLSYDEPPCAKAAVEWFDGKDFQGKKLKVSMARRKPMMGMMRGGMSMRGDRGGMMNRGGPGMMSRGGPMGRGGERGGFIPRGGPRGMGSPHGMGRGGPSGGNMQQRAGDWECPKEGCGNQNFAWRMECNQCKSPKPEGFGPPFSPSGGDRGRGGPGMRGRGGMDRGGMDRGGPGGPGGFRGGRGGDRGGGFRGRGGMERGGFGGRGRGGPPMDDMGGRGRRGMGPPGKMMEMKGDHRQDRRGRPY; from the exons GGTGGTAGCACCTCAAGTGGCTACGCTCAACAGGGTTACAGTCAGCAGCCACCCGCTGCAG CTGGTTACGCTGCCACTCCTGCTGCCCCTCAGGGTTACAGCCAGCCAACGCAGGGGTATGGAGCCGGAGGGTATGCTGCAGCCCCCGCTGCTGCCACCACGACCAGCAGCAGCCAGGGCTCTTATGGGGTCCAGGGTGGATATGGAGCCCAGACTGCATACCAGGGATATGGGCAGCAGCCGGCCGCTGGAGCACCACCCAG CTACAGCACCAGCAGCCAGCCACCCACCAGCTATGAGCAGAACCCCTACTCTCAGGCACCCCAGCAGGGCTCATACTCCCAGCCGCCTCAGGGTGGTGGATACCAGAGCCAGCAGAGTGGCTACACCCAACAGGGTGTCGGTTACCAGGCGCCACAGGCCCCTCCACCCCAGCAGCAGGCTCCACCTTCCAGCTATGCTCCCACATCCGGAGGGTCCTACAGTCAGCCACCTGCCAGCCAGTATGGACAACAGGGGGGACCAGGAGGCAGCTATGGTCAGCAGG GCAACTACAGGCAGGATCATTCCAACGGAGGGGGCTACTCGGGGTCAGAGTCGGGTGGATATAGGGGCCGCGGTGAGGGCCGAGGCATGGGTGGGGGGGAGAGCCGGGGCCGCGGCCGTGGGGGGTTTGACCGCGGCGGGATGATGCGTGGTGGCGGCATGCGTGGTGGAATGAGCAGAGGCATGGG CATCACTGGAGACAGAGGTGGCTTCAGTAAGCCTGGTG GACCAGACTCAGACACAG GACGCCcagaggagcaggatgactctgaGAACAACACTATTTACATCACTGGCCTAACGGAGAATGCAACGCTGCCCGAAGTCGCTGACTTTTTCAAGCACAGTGGAATAATCAGG ATCAACAAGCGCACAGGTCTGCCTGCTATCAACATCTACACCGACAAAGATTCGGGGAAACCAAAGGGTGATTGTACTCTGTCTTATGATGAGCCCCCATGCGCCAAAGCTGCAGTTGAGTGGTTTGATG GCAAAGACTTTCAGGGAAAGAAGCTAAAGGTGTCGATGGCTCGCCGTAAGCCTATGATGGGGATGATGCGAGGAGGCATGTCCATGAGGGGTGACCGGGGAGGCATGATGAACCGTGGAG GGCCAGGAATGATGAGCCGTGGTGGTCCAATGGGACGCGGTGGGGAGCGTGGCGGATTTATCCCCAGGGGTGGTCCCCGTGGCATGGGCAGTCCTCATGGCATGGGTAGAGGTGGGCCCTCAGGGGGCAACATGCAGCAGAGAGCAGGAGACTGGGAGTGCCCTAAAGA GGGCTGCGGTAACCAGAACTTTGCCTGGAGAATGGAGTGTAACCAGTGCAAATCACCTAAACCAGAAGGCTTTGGACCACCTTTCTCCCCTTCAG GTGGCGATCGTGGTAGGGGTGGCCCAGGCATGCGTGGACGTGGAGGGATGGACCGTGGCGGGATGGACCGTGGAGGTCCAGGGGGCCCTGGAGGCTTCCGTGGAGGCAGGGGTGGTGATCGTGGAGGCGGATTCAGAGGACGTGGTGGTATGGAAAGAGGAGGCTTCGGTGGCAGGGGCCGTGGTGGCCCTCCCATGGATGACATGGGCGGCCGAGGCAGGAGGGGCATGGGCCCCCCCGGCAAGATGATGGAAATGAA GGGAGACCATCGTCAGGACCGCAGAGGTCGTCCCTACTGA